A portion of the Avibacterium sp. 20-132 genome contains these proteins:
- a CDS encoding M15 family metallopeptidase: protein MAKTLTSAMLTGKSREHLVSLPCPFSLQHSLQPDAVKAFQALQQSAVKNGFNLQPASSFRDFQRQQGIWNEKFEGKRKVHNDQGEALALANYSDWQKCQAILRWSALPGGSRHHWGTEIDVFDPHLLPQHQKLQLEPWEYEQGGYFAELSQWLQENVQIFDFYFPFSNMPARLQIGYEPWHISYLPLAEQARQIFSPEILLQAWQDEEVAGKALLIERLPQIFTHFFI, encoded by the coding sequence ATGGCAAAAACATTAACATCTGCGATGCTCACGGGAAAATCTCGTGAGCATTTAGTTTCTTTACCTTGTCCGTTTTCGCTTCAACATTCCCTTCAGCCTGATGCGGTAAAGGCCTTTCAAGCATTACAGCAAAGTGCGGTTAAAAATGGCTTTAATTTACAGCCTGCCAGTAGTTTTCGGGATTTTCAGCGACAACAGGGAATTTGGAATGAAAAATTTGAGGGAAAACGAAAGGTGCATAATGATCAGGGGGAAGCCTTAGCGTTAGCGAATTATTCTGATTGGCAAAAGTGTCAAGCCATTTTACGCTGGTCAGCATTACCGGGCGGAAGTCGACACCATTGGGGAACTGAAATTGATGTTTTTGATCCTCATTTATTACCCCAACATCAGAAGTTACAATTAGAGCCTTGGGAATATGAACAAGGGGGATATTTTGCGGAACTGAGTCAATGGTTACAAGAAAATGTACAAATCTTTGATTTTTATTTCCCTTTTTCTAACATGCCAGCACGTCTGCAGATTGGCTATGAACCTTGGCATATTAGCTATTTACCTTTAGCCGAGCAGGCTCGCCAAATCTTTAGCCCTGAAATATTATTGCAAGCTTGGCAAGATGAAGAGGTGGCAGGAAAAGCTTTACTGATTGAACGCCTACCACAAATTTTTACTCACTTTTTTATTTGA